In the Brevundimonas sp. MF30-B genome, CGTGATCGCCGCCAGCCCTGTCGTCTTGATCCGCATGGCGCCCTCTTCCGCTTGCGCCCCCGCCCGCTTTAGAGCCTTGTCGGGCCCTCGCCGCAACCCCGTGAAGGTTCAGATGAAGCCGCTTTCCGACCGCACGCGCCTGATCGCCTCGGCTACGAAGCGCGGAGCTGGCCGCCGCCCGGTGAACCCGCCGATCGAGCGGGCCTCTACAATGTTGAGCGACCAGCCCGAGCGAATGCGCGACCCCGCGCTGGGTCCGGTCTACGGGCTGGAGGGCGGCTCCGCCGCTCGCGCGCTCTGCGACGCCCTGGCCGATCTGGAGGGCGCGCAGCAGGTCCATCTGACACCATCGGGCCTGTCGGCGGTGACCGTGCCCCTGCTGGCTCTGCTCAAGCCCGGCGACGAGGTGGTGACAAGCGACGGCCTGTACGGCCCGAGCCGCCGCTTCCTGACCCGCCACATGGCCGCGCGAGGCGTGAGCACACGCTTCCACCCGGCCGTGGCGGACAGCGCCGCCGTTGCGGGCCTGATCAGTGAACGCACCCGTCTGGTGCTGATCGAATCCCCCGCCTCTCTCACCTTCGAGATGCTGGACGTTCGAGCGCTGACGGGGGTCTGTCGCGCTCGCGGCGTGTTGAGCGTGATGGACAACACCTGGGCCGCTGGGCTCGCCTTCAAGCCCCTGACGCAGGGCGTCGACGTCTCGGTCCAGGCCCTGACCAAATACGTCGCCGGCCATTCCGACATGCTGATGGGGTCGGTCGCGACCTGCGATCCCAAGCTCGGCCGCGCCATCACCGAAACC is a window encoding:
- the metC gene encoding cystathionine beta-lyase is translated as MKPLSDRTRLIASATKRGAGRRPVNPPIERASTMLSDQPERMRDPALGPVYGLEGGSAARALCDALADLEGAQQVHLTPSGLSAVTVPLLALLKPGDEVVTSDGLYGPSRRFLTRHMAARGVSTRFHPAVADSAAVAGLISERTRLVLIESPASLTFEMLDVRALTGVCRARGVLSVMDNTWAAGLAFKPLTQGVDVSVQALTKYVAGHSDMLMGSVATCDPKLGRAITETVEDLGWHVSPDDAWLALRGLRTLPVRYAEQGRSALEVARWLAARPEVARVLHPALPDAAGHDLWRRDYGGSAGLLGVVMNGGDAASAHALMTALTLFGLGYSWGGFESLITHETGQLALRADPPKLEGALLRLHIGLEDPNDLIADLEIGLAAWASR